The Deltaproteobacteria bacterium genome includes the window TGCCAAAGACGGAGATAGATCGATATGTCAGTAGATATTCGCGAAGCACTGAAGAATTCTCAATTGTTCAAAGACTTCCCAGAAGCAGAGTTGGGTAAATTGGTCGCAATTGCACGCCAGCACCAGCTTAATCCTGGCACAGAATTGTTTCGTAGCGGTGATGCCGGTGACGAGGTTTTCGTTTTGGCGATGGGCACCGTAAAAGTGCTTAAGTTAAACAATGAAGGTGACAACGAAGAGATTGCTGTTCTAGGCAGTGGCTCACACTTCGGTGAGATGGCATTGGTAGCAACCGATCATACGCGCTCTGCAACCATCGAGGCTCAAGAGCTTTCGCATTTGGTTGGTTTAAAGCAGGCGGATCTTGAGAAGATTTGTAACGAAGACACGACACTCGGATTTCATTTTTTCCGAACATTGTCTTCAACGCTTGCACGACGACTGCGCAATACAAGTGACTTCGTTGCTCACTTCAAAGGCATGAGCCAGAAGCGTCGCTAATTTAGCTTAGTCTTTGAACTCTGGGGTGCGCTTTTGCATCATTGCAGCCATCGCTTCTTGAGCATCGGCTGATATGAGCATCGCGGCATTCCAGGTCGCGACGTAATTGAGACCCTCGGCCGCTGATTTACCTCGGCAATGATTCATAACATGCTTGATGCCGCGCTGGGTCAGCGGGGACTTCGACGCAATCTGTTCAGCGATCTCTTTCACACCACTCTTGAGAGCATCAGCATCGTCGAAGATCTTGGTGACGAGGCCCATCGACTTGGCATCGTCAGCATCAAATTTACGACCCGTCATTGCCAGTTCTCTCGCCATGCCTTCTCCTACAATTGGAGGCAATCGCTGAAGTGTACCGATGTCGGCTACAATGGCTAAATCGATTTCTTTGACGCTGAATTTAGCATCGCTGCAGGCATAGCGTATGTCGCAAGCTGTGATGAGGTCG containing:
- a CDS encoding cyclic nucleotide-binding domain-containing protein, which codes for MSVDIREALKNSQLFKDFPEAELGKLVAIARQHQLNPGTELFRSGDAGDEVFVLAMGTVKVLKLNNEGDNEEIAVLGSGSHFGEMALVATDHTRSATIEAQELSHLVGLKQADLEKICNEDTTLGFHFFRTLSSTLARRLRNTSDFVAHFKGMSQKRR
- a CDS encoding crotonase/enoyl-CoA hydratase family protein, translated to MAEFETIQVEVVNKVAYATMNRPEKANALNGKLWFEIADLAKWADSTPEVRVLVLQGAGKHFTAGIDFELIMQVMGETAHLPDGHKQEALRGKIIDLQSAFTALENCRKPVIASINGSCIGGGIDLITACDIRYACSDAKFSVKEIDLAIVADIGTLQRLPPIVGEGMARELAMTGRKFDADDAKSMGLVTKIFDDADALKSGVKEIAEQIASKSPLTQRGIKHVMNHCRGKSAAEGLNYVATWNAAMLISADAQEAMAAMMQKRTPEFKD